One Vibrio gallaecicus genomic region harbors:
- a CDS encoding LysR family transcriptional regulator yields MTPYPNLPYSHNGLRAFESVARLMSFTLAADELNVTQSAISRQVKQLEDDLNASLVMRHHRTITLTLQGQELYLALRDNYTSIEAVVASWKEPKQKRIVIKAALSFATRVMINKVHDLNERYPDYEIAIIPVIEEDEALNKADYDLLIFHTRLKKHYDNKPNIFFLRDEYMAPVCAKILTEDTTDLNSILTMPRLHPTLDHHDWKVWLSAVEYPPQQVVRNTSFHSLDLALSACLSGQGVTVTDLLLVLQELERDFLYCPENAKIQRSAWTYYGHQQTHTPVIDDLIEWLKEETEKEIDVLRKLANQYHWLGIK; encoded by the coding sequence ATAACTCCTTATCCAAACCTCCCTTATTCACATAACGGACTTAGAGCCTTTGAATCCGTGGCAAGGCTTATGAGTTTTACCCTTGCAGCGGATGAGCTAAACGTGACCCAGAGTGCAATAAGTCGTCAGGTAAAACAGCTTGAGGATGACCTCAACGCATCACTAGTCATGAGACATCACAGGACGATAACCCTGACACTTCAAGGGCAAGAGCTTTATTTAGCACTAAGAGATAATTACACCTCGATTGAAGCCGTTGTTGCTTCGTGGAAAGAACCAAAGCAAAAACGTATTGTGATAAAGGCGGCGTTAAGTTTTGCTACTCGCGTGATGATTAATAAGGTCCACGATCTGAATGAGCGTTACCCAGATTACGAAATCGCGATTATTCCTGTAATTGAAGAGGACGAAGCGCTTAATAAGGCTGACTATGACTTACTCATTTTTCATACCCGTTTAAAAAAACATTACGATAATAAGCCCAATATTTTCTTCTTAAGAGATGAATACATGGCTCCAGTTTGTGCAAAAATTTTAACGGAAGACACCACAGACTTAAATTCGATTCTAACGATGCCACGCCTGCACCCCACGCTTGACCATCATGATTGGAAAGTGTGGTTATCAGCAGTCGAATACCCTCCTCAACAAGTGGTTAGAAACACCAGTTTCCACTCTTTAGATTTAGCGTTAAGTGCATGCTTATCTGGTCAAGGTGTCACTGTAACGGATTTACTTTTAGTATTGCAGGAACTTGAAAGAGATTTTTTGTATTGCCCTGAGAACGCGAAAATTCAGCGGAGTGCTTGGACTTACTATGGTCACCAACAAACTCATACCCCTGTTATTGATGATTTAATTGAGTGGCTCAAGGAAGAAACTGAAAAAGAGATTGATGTACTTCGAAAGTTGGCTAACCAATACCATTGGCTAGGTATTAAATAG
- a CDS encoding MATE family efflux transporter — protein sequence MKKILALAFPLIISQLISMALVLTDVWMMSRISVSALAAGGLGASIYFFIFIIAGSTVGCAANLIAIAYGQRVSRPEHGNKQIRLAVKGAVMLSFVLSVLLMSSFWLAPWVLETAKQPPEVVVLAMEYVHALKWVMFPSLILLVLRGLTSAFGQVRSILVMSVVTVILNVPVSYLLTFKLDMGLTGLGLGTAIAALIVMACYTIWVFKRDEFKAFSPWLNIDEYSFKLMNPLLLMGLPIAMAAILEHGLIYGGTLMAGTISIASLALHQILLQCLSFTWNFNFGFSQAAAILVGRDYGAQNYEGIKRTSIQSFILVTLLSVVLSAIFILWPDFIAGLFKLDEGAEGMSSLLASVIWVVALCFIVDAWQLLAINLLRGMKIVSMPTVMTAIGYWLFGLPAAWYLMLEYQLAGIWGGIGVGLGVTGILLLVNLMFVIRRTNRHVNPTGLCQA from the coding sequence ATGAAAAAAATTCTCGCACTTGCATTCCCACTCATCATCTCACAGCTTATCTCTATGGCATTGGTATTGACTGATGTTTGGATGATGTCACGAATCAGCGTATCTGCATTGGCTGCGGGTGGTTTAGGTGCCTCTATTTATTTCTTCATCTTCATTATTGCAGGGAGCACGGTAGGGTGCGCCGCAAACTTAATCGCCATTGCTTATGGGCAAAGAGTCAGCCGTCCTGAGCACGGTAATAAGCAAATTAGGTTAGCGGTAAAAGGTGCAGTGATGTTGTCATTTGTACTGAGCGTATTACTGATGAGCAGCTTTTGGCTAGCTCCGTGGGTTCTTGAAACCGCAAAACAACCGCCTGAAGTGGTGGTTCTCGCAATGGAATACGTACATGCTCTGAAATGGGTGATGTTTCCATCTCTGATATTGTTGGTGCTTCGTGGCTTAACCAGTGCGTTTGGACAAGTGCGCTCTATTTTAGTTATGTCTGTTGTGACGGTCATACTTAATGTACCTGTGAGCTATTTACTGACTTTCAAATTAGACATGGGATTAACTGGCTTAGGCTTAGGAACTGCCATTGCTGCATTAATTGTTATGGCTTGCTACACCATCTGGGTCTTTAAACGCGATGAATTTAAAGCATTCTCTCCTTGGCTAAATATTGATGAGTATTCATTCAAACTAATGAACCCACTACTGCTTATGGGATTACCGATCGCAATGGCAGCCATACTGGAACACGGGTTGATTTATGGCGGAACATTAATGGCAGGGACGATCAGTATTGCTTCATTAGCATTGCATCAAATATTACTTCAATGCTTAAGCTTCACTTGGAACTTTAACTTCGGTTTCTCTCAAGCAGCCGCAATATTGGTGGGGCGTGACTACGGCGCACAAAATTATGAAGGGATTAAAAGAACCTCTATTCAAAGCTTTATTTTAGTCACACTGCTGAGTGTGGTTTTGTCTGCTATTTTCATTCTTTGGCCAGATTTTATTGCGGGCTTGTTTAAGCTAGACGAAGGCGCTGAAGGCATGTCTTCTTTACTTGCGTCAGTGATTTGGGTGGTAGCGCTGTGCTTCATTGTTGATGCGTGGCAATTACTCGCAATCAATCTCTTAAGAGGAATGAAAATAGTCTCAATGCCAACTGTGATGACAGCCATTGGTTATTGGTTGTTTGGTCTTCCAGCTGCTTGGTATCTAATGCTTGAATATCAGCTAGCTGGAATTTGGGGTGGAATTGGTGTTGGTTTGGGTGTGACCGGAATTTTATTATTGGTTAATTTAATGTTCGTTATTCGCCGCACTAATCGTCATGTTAACCCAACAGGGCTATGCCAAGCGTAA
- a CDS encoding tetratricopeptide repeat-containing diguanylate cyclase — translation MRKSSLLSFLVIGLCIWAVVTVDILVFQTETDTVDHPAASSHPEIELSQSDIGHQLISIFDQTKVDPQTSSSRFQALELTNLSKLTPTEKAYWLKIQIKLAKNMKDSRTVDELTLQLKKLADNEKLTWLTVSLLIDEAVNHARHSRIPQAEALITQAITIAREHHIIYQLPRAYNVAGFISNSSNELLKSQRYFSAGIKVATELGDSLYNSTIHNNLGLLYLHIERWLKALEYMQKARQLLNESGVINNPLMHTIYLNEAFIYNRLGDVENSIAAYSEAQLYFEEEKASVRDNLIQLKGKAEVLLLLTEYEEARKTATHCLNFPGSKEYPLEFGQCYLLLAKSLNQLKEYQLALNMVDEAIEIFTDIDHERWVIRSYNQKAEVYSSLGDFESALDMYRIFYQQDKQQLLGKVYNLENAFATRRIEQERDLLDVEKKLTEAKLAKERLRFQVACIWGIIAIVIITLTIQKSVLMHRKNKELENLSFIDPLTGLNNRRYYNYQVKSGKILSKTLFYRIALLDLDYFKQVNDQYGHDIGDVVLKESAKRVSKLLADNELFIRWGGEEFLMVLIDDKSVEQRIQLILETFNKTKFETSAGNLDITTSIGVSHPALPTELHYNDEYFRKADQNLYEAKRSGRNQAVYPDS, via the coding sequence ATGAGAAAAAGTAGTTTACTTTCGTTTTTAGTGATTGGACTGTGTATTTGGGCTGTTGTTACGGTCGATATCCTCGTTTTCCAAACGGAGACAGATACTGTTGATCATCCAGCAGCATCTTCACACCCTGAAATTGAATTAAGCCAATCAGACATTGGTCATCAGCTTATTTCTATCTTTGACCAAACAAAGGTAGATCCTCAAACATCTTCCAGCCGTTTCCAGGCATTAGAGTTAACTAACTTATCTAAACTGACCCCCACAGAAAAAGCGTATTGGCTGAAAATACAAATCAAGCTTGCAAAGAATATGAAAGATAGCAGGACGGTTGATGAACTTACACTGCAATTAAAAAAACTAGCAGATAATGAAAAACTGACTTGGCTAACCGTTTCACTTTTAATTGATGAAGCCGTAAACCATGCTAGGCATAGCCGTATTCCTCAAGCTGAAGCCCTGATCACGCAAGCCATCACTATAGCGAGAGAGCACCATATTATTTACCAGCTCCCAAGAGCCTATAATGTGGCTGGTTTTATCAGTAATTCGTCAAATGAACTTTTAAAGTCGCAAAGGTACTTTTCTGCGGGGATAAAAGTTGCCACCGAATTAGGGGATAGTCTGTATAACAGCACCATTCATAATAACTTGGGGCTCTTATATCTACATATAGAAAGGTGGCTCAAAGCTCTAGAATACATGCAAAAAGCCCGTCAGCTCTTGAATGAAAGTGGTGTGATTAATAACCCCTTAATGCATACCATTTATCTTAATGAAGCCTTTATCTACAATCGATTAGGTGATGTGGAGAATTCTATTGCTGCGTATTCTGAAGCTCAGTTGTATTTTGAGGAAGAGAAAGCTTCTGTGCGGGATAATTTGATTCAATTGAAAGGCAAAGCTGAAGTATTACTGTTATTGACGGAATATGAAGAGGCTCGAAAGACTGCTACCCACTGCCTTAATTTTCCTGGCAGTAAAGAATACCCATTGGAATTCGGTCAGTGTTATTTGTTATTGGCGAAAAGTTTAAATCAACTGAAAGAGTACCAATTAGCTTTGAATATGGTTGATGAAGCCATTGAAATATTTACTGATATTGACCATGAAAGATGGGTGATACGCTCATACAATCAAAAGGCTGAAGTGTATAGCAGCTTAGGGGATTTTGAATCAGCGTTGGACATGTACCGTATTTTTTATCAGCAAGATAAGCAACAGCTTTTAGGCAAGGTATATAACCTTGAAAATGCTTTTGCTACTCGCCGAATTGAGCAAGAGCGTGATTTGTTAGATGTCGAAAAAAAACTGACAGAAGCAAAACTGGCGAAAGAAAGGCTTCGCTTTCAGGTTGCTTGTATCTGGGGGATCATTGCTATCGTTATTATTACTTTAACGATACAAAAATCGGTATTAATGCATAGGAAAAATAAGGAATTAGAGAATCTATCATTCATCGATCCATTAACTGGTTTGAATAACCGCCGTTACTATAACTATCAAGTGAAATCCGGAAAAATCCTTTCAAAAACATTATTTTATCGGATTGCTTTATTAGATTTAGATTACTTCAAACAGGTCAATGATCAATATGGTCATGACATCGGGGATGTGGTTTTGAAAGAATCCGCTAAACGAGTGAGTAAGCTATTGGCTGATAATGAATTATTTATTCGCTGGGGCGGTGAAGAGTTTTTAATGGTATTGATTGACGATAAGTCAGTAGAACAACGCATTCAACTAATTTTAGAAACCTTCAATAAAACAAAATTTGAAACCAGTGCTGGCAATTTGGATATCACAACCTCTATTGGTGTAAGCCACCCTGCGTTGCCTACTGAACTCCATTATAACGATGAATACTTTAGGAAAGCGGACCAGAACTTATATGAGGCGAAACGCTCGGGTCGAAATCAAGCCGTTTATCCAGACAGTTAA
- a CDS encoding LysR family transcriptional regulator: MDKFDCLKVFIHVAQLGTFTAAANELNLTQSAVSKKIAWLEKDVGVTLFHRHARAISLTVSGKQYLDLSLKLTSEIDVFESHLREEQASVTGVLKLSAPSAFSLQLLSKPLNLFMNSHPDLLVDISVSDKFVDLVESDIDIAIRASYLKDSGLKARWIIDNELVYFASPGYLESHPPILKAEQLSLHQCLTYSLISPSNLWRFNDRNKEIRVKVREKLRSDSPEMLVKMAKLGQGIAAMPRWMIEKELESGTLVSLFEQYTKKKLPMYLVYKDSDHQPQRIRTFIDFVADYFKTNEL, encoded by the coding sequence ATGGATAAATTCGATTGCTTAAAAGTGTTCATACATGTTGCTCAACTTGGTACATTTACCGCTGCGGCAAATGAGCTCAACCTCACTCAAAGTGCCGTAAGCAAAAAGATTGCTTGGTTAGAAAAAGACGTTGGAGTGACTTTATTTCACAGGCATGCCCGTGCCATTAGTCTCACTGTAAGTGGAAAGCAATATCTGGATTTATCATTAAAACTAACCAGTGAAATAGATGTATTCGAATCTCACCTCAGAGAAGAACAAGCTTCAGTCACTGGAGTATTAAAGCTATCTGCACCCAGTGCATTTAGTCTTCAATTACTGTCAAAGCCACTGAATCTGTTCATGAATTCACACCCAGATTTACTTGTTGATATATCTGTTTCAGATAAGTTCGTCGACTTAGTTGAAAGCGACATCGACATCGCTATTCGAGCTTCATACCTCAAAGATTCTGGATTAAAAGCAAGATGGATAATAGACAATGAATTAGTCTATTTTGCATCGCCTGGCTACTTAGAATCACACCCGCCAATTTTAAAAGCGGAGCAATTAAGCCTGCACCAATGTTTAACCTATTCTCTTATATCACCATCAAACTTGTGGCGTTTTAATGATAGGAACAAGGAAATAAGAGTAAAAGTAAGAGAAAAATTACGAAGTGATAGCCCAGAGATGCTGGTTAAAATGGCTAAGCTTGGGCAAGGTATTGCTGCAATGCCAAGGTGGATGATAGAAAAAGAGCTAGAGTCAGGCACACTAGTTTCGCTATTCGAACAGTACACAAAGAAAAAACTGCCGATGTATTTAGTTTATAAAGACAGCGACCATCAGCCCCAACGCATTCGTACTTTTATTGATTTTGTCGCCGACTATTTTAAAACTAACGAGCTCTAA
- a CDS encoding DoxX family protein, translated as MLFIQGLLIAFFLFASSVKLFGWMKVIFEPQLAFFHRYGLNRLAMFLVGVIEATGAIVMFVGLVTQNPILSAIGAGLIAGTSIGAMFFHFRFDTFKDAIPSIITLGLSAYVMTPAIEVLIRL; from the coding sequence ATGTTGTTTATCCAGGGTCTATTAATTGCGTTCTTTCTATTTGCTAGCTCAGTTAAATTGTTTGGTTGGATGAAGGTGATTTTTGAACCTCAGTTAGCATTTTTTCACCGTTATGGACTTAACCGGTTAGCCATGTTTCTTGTTGGAGTGATTGAAGCGACGGGAGCGATTGTTATGTTTGTAGGTTTGGTAACGCAAAACCCAATTTTAAGTGCCATAGGGGCAGGGTTAATTGCAGGTACATCCATTGGAGCAATGTTCTTTCATTTCCGTTTTGATACATTCAAAGATGCCATACCATCTATCATCACGTTAGGGTTGTCTGCTTATGTGATGACACCTGCTATTGAAGTACTTATTCGACTCTGA